From Pontibacter actiniarum, a single genomic window includes:
- a CDS encoding sigma 54-interacting transcriptional regulator, with amino-acid sequence MNYREIPAEKLQQIKTLGQLKAAGYEPESVKQELRRNLIKKLQNKEEIFPGIWGYEETVIPDMQRAILSMHHVNLLGLRGQAKTRIARQMIDLLDEYIPVVQGSELNDDPLHPLSRFAKDMVQEHGDDTPIGWMHRSERYTEKLATPDVSVADLIGDADPIKAATLKLPYSDERVIHFGLIPRSHRGIFVINELPDLQARIQVALFNILQEGDIQIRGFKVRMPLDIQFVFTANPEDYTNRGSIVTPLKDRIDSQIITHYPKSIETGKKITQQEAKVKAGQGELVQTNDIIGDLIEQVAFEARESEYVDAKSGVSARLTISAYENLLSAAERRALLNGERQTYVRIADFLNTIPAVTGKVELVYEGEQEGAGHVAQVLMGKAIRTQFLHYFPDPDKAKKLKQGNPYKKITDWFGDGNAIDILNDAASGDYKKALQRVPGLAELVEKQQPDAKGDEKLFMMEFALHGLAEHSQLSKNRLSTGLQFKDLLSGMFTMPSFGDEEDEDY; translated from the coding sequence ATGAACTACAGAGAAATTCCGGCTGAGAAACTACAACAGATAAAAACCCTAGGCCAGTTAAAAGCCGCTGGCTATGAACCGGAGAGCGTAAAGCAGGAGCTGCGCCGCAACCTCATCAAAAAGCTGCAGAACAAGGAGGAGATATTCCCCGGCATCTGGGGCTATGAGGAAACGGTGATTCCGGATATGCAGCGGGCCATACTTTCGATGCACCACGTAAACCTGCTGGGCCTGCGCGGGCAGGCCAAAACGCGTATTGCCCGCCAGATGATAGACCTGCTGGACGAGTATATCCCCGTGGTGCAGGGCTCCGAGCTGAACGACGACCCGCTGCACCCGCTCTCGCGCTTTGCCAAAGACATGGTGCAGGAGCACGGCGACGATACGCCTATCGGGTGGATGCACCGCTCCGAGCGCTACACCGAAAAGCTGGCCACGCCCGATGTGTCGGTGGCGGACCTGATCGGCGATGCCGACCCGATAAAGGCGGCTACCCTCAAGCTGCCGTATTCCGATGAGCGCGTGATTCACTTCGGCCTGATCCCGCGCTCGCACCGCGGCATTTTTGTGATCAACGAGCTGCCCGACCTGCAGGCGCGCATACAGGTGGCGCTGTTCAACATTCTGCAGGAGGGCGATATCCAGATCCGCGGCTTTAAAGTACGCATGCCCCTGGATATCCAATTTGTGTTCACGGCCAACCCGGAGGATTATACCAACCGTGGCTCCATCGTAACGCCGCTTAAAGACAGGATTGACTCCCAGATCATCACCCACTACCCTAAATCGATTGAGACGGGCAAGAAGATTACACAGCAGGAGGCAAAGGTAAAGGCCGGGCAAGGGGAGCTGGTGCAGACCAACGACATCATCGGCGACCTGATAGAGCAGGTGGCCTTTGAGGCGCGCGAAAGCGAGTATGTGGACGCAAAGAGCGGCGTGTCGGCCCGTTTAACGATCTCTGCCTACGAAAACCTGCTGAGTGCGGCCGAGCGCCGTGCCTTGCTGAATGGCGAGCGCCAAACTTACGTGCGGATAGCAGACTTTCTCAACACCATACCTGCAGTAACAGGTAAGGTAGAGCTAGTGTATGAAGGAGAGCAGGAGGGAGCCGGGCATGTGGCGCAGGTGTTGATGGGCAAAGCCATCCGCACGCAGTTCCTGCATTACTTCCCGGACCCGGACAAGGCCAAGAAGTTAAAGCAGGGCAACCCGTACAAGAAGATCACCGACTGGTTCGGCGACGGAAACGCCATCGATATCCTGAACGATGCCGCCAGCGGAGACTATAAAAAGGCCCTGCAACGTGTGCCGGGGTTGGCAGAGCTGGTAGAGAAGCAACAGCCCGATGCCAAAGGCGACGAAAAGCTGTTTATGATGGAGTTTGCCCTGCACGGCCTGGCCGAGCACAGCCAGCTCAGTAAAAACCGCCTCAGCACAGGCCTTCAGTTCAAAGACCTGCTCAGCGGGATGTTTACCATGCCCAGCTTCGGTGATGAGGAGGATGAAGACTATTAA
- a CDS encoding nuclear transport factor 2 family protein produces the protein MDSENVKLVNQYFEHFNNHDWEKMADMYTETAEFKDPSLGPGIVRQTRAQTAQKYSELNGVFPDLQDRVVQLYPSGEKHVVVEFVSSGTAPDGSAFELPICTIFTVENGKITKDFTYYDNFEE, from the coding sequence ATGGACTCCGAAAACGTAAAGCTGGTAAACCAGTACTTTGAGCACTTCAACAACCATGATTGGGAGAAGATGGCGGACATGTACACAGAAACCGCAGAGTTTAAAGACCCCTCCCTGGGCCCGGGGATCGTAAGGCAGACACGGGCACAGACGGCTCAGAAGTACAGCGAGCTAAACGGGGTGTTCCCGGATTTGCAGGACAGGGTGGTACAGCTGTACCCTTCAGGGGAGAAACACGTGGTTGTGGAGTTCGTATCGAGCGGCACTGCACCGGATGGCTCAGCCTTTGAGCTGCCCATCTGTACCATTTTCACTGTGGAGAACGGAAAGATCACGAAAGACTTTACCTACTACGACAACTTTGAGGAGTAA